A window of Panthera leo isolate Ple1 chromosome D2, P.leo_Ple1_pat1.1, whole genome shotgun sequence contains these coding sequences:
- the USP54 gene encoding inactive ubiquitin carboxyl-terminal hydrolase 54 isoform X11: MSWKRNYFSGGRGSVQGMFTPRSSTSIAPSKGLSNEPGQNSCFLNSALQVLWHLDIFRRSFRQLTTHKCMGDSCIFCALKGIFNQFQCSSEKVLPSDTLRSALAKTFQDEQRFQLGIMDDAAECFENLLMRIHFHIADETKEDICTAQHCISHQKFAMTLFEQCVCTSCGATSDPLPFIQMVHYISTTSLCNQAICMLERREKPSPSMFGELLQNASTMGDLRNCPSNCGERIRIRRVLMNAPQIITIGLVWDSDHSDLAEDVIHSLGTCLKLGDLFFRVTDDRAKQSELYLVGMICYYGKHYSTFFFQTKIRKWMYFDDAHVKEIGPKWKDVVTKCIKGHYQPLLLLYADPQGTPVSTQDLPPQVEFQSYSKTCYDSEDSGREPSISSDTRTDSSTESYPYKHSHHESVVSHFSSESQGTVIYNVENDSTSQSSRDTGHLTDSECNQKLTSKKGSLIERKRNSGRVRRKGDEPQASGYHSEGETLKEKQAPRNASKPSSSTNRLRDFKETVSNMIHNRPSLASQTNLGSPCVGKGGDQTDKKPPRNLPLHSRDWEVESTSSESKSSSSSKYRPTWRPKRESLNIDSIFSKDKRKHCGYTQLSPFSEDSAKEFMPDELSKPPAYDIKTGGPSPQYKPWGPARPGSHLLEQHPRLIQRMESGYESSERNSSSPISLDAALPESSSVCRDPSAKRSAGLAPSWRHIPKSHSSSILEADSTASRSSWAKNQHLSGGELSSKSELDELQEEVARRAQEQELRRKREKELEAAKGFNPHPSRFMDLDELQNQVLALSGRSDGFERSLREADSVFEESLHLEQKGDCAAALALCNEAISKLRLALHGASSSTHSRALVDKKLQISIRKARSLQDRMQQQQSSSPQPSQLSACPPSQGAALPQPTSEQPIPLQVLLSREAQLEPCTNTEFGASSFIHSPASCHESHSSLFPESSALSAPQHNSPSRSASNLLTSVEDSIDPSTLHREALPKTPGRTEKNAHYGWEPLDVPESKLQGYKGDNSSCTRFLPQEGRGIDQEQPFQEKRDPVVSSQVMPWSHSTGTDTSERGDAHRLGCSPSSSSAQSSLPLYRACHTVMPAASSPMLHSPDTVQKTNECLQAKSLKTLLTSKVDAGSEDPYRPEFPSTKGLVRSLAEQFQRMQGASTRDGTGSQDRSLPTSLRKNSSPSDSKLPFPQGRGKGHWPWAKQQPSLDGRDRLPSWEEPADYPCLAMNSGLLNSETSRGRQPRLADPSMYQGKPSQVRDARPKELGSSVDLGTSLPLDSWVNVTRLCDSQLKHGVPGPGMKSPPHDSHTCVAYPERNHILLHPHWNQDTEQETSELESLYQASLQASQAGCSGWGQQDVAWHSFNQTGFIKCEEKAFGNRAPLFQLLFPPCHP; encoded by the exons CTGCAGAGTGCTTT GAAAATCTCTTGATGAGAATTCACTTCCACATTGCTGATgaaaccaaagaagatatatgtacTGCCCAACACTGCATCTCCCACCAGAAATTTGCAATGACGTTGTTCGAACAG TGTGTATGTACCAGCTGTGGTGCCACTTCTGATCCGCTGCCTTTCATCCAGATGGTACATTACATCTCCACCACTTCCCTTTG CAATCAGGCTATTTGTATGCTGGAAAGACGTGAAAAACCCTCACCAAGCATGTTTGGTGAGCTGCTGCAAAATGCCAGCACCATGGGGGATCTGCGGAACTGTCCG AGTAACTGTGGAGAAAGGATTCGGATTCGCCGTGTGTTGATGAATGCTCCACAGATTATTACAATTGGGCTGGTATGGGACTCGGACCACTCAGACTTGGCAGAGGATGTCATTCACAGCCTGGGTACCTGCCTGAAGCTGGGTGAT CTGTTTTTCAGAGTGACGGATGATCGGGCCAAGCAGTCTGAACTGTACTTAGTAGGAATGATCTGTTACTATGGCAAACATTATTCTACATTCTTTTTCCAAACAAAGATCCGCAAATGGATGTATTTTGATGATGCTCATGTCAAGGAG ATTGGGCCGAAATGGAAGGATGTGGTGACCAAATGCATCAAGGGGCATTATCAGCCTTTGCTACTGCTTTATGCAGACCCGCAGGGTACCCCAGTGTCTACTCAGGACCTGCCTCCCCAAGTTGAGTTCCAGTCATACAGCAAGACCTGCTACGATAGTGAAGATTCAG ggAGGGAGCCCTCCATCTCAAGTGATACTCGAACAGATTCTTCAACGGAGAGCTATCCCTACAAACACTCCCACCATGAGTCTGTGGTCAGTCACTTCTCTTCTGAATCTCAGGGGACAGTCATCTATAATGTGGAGAATGATTCCACGTCTCAGAGCAGTCGGGACACAG GACACCTGACTGATAGTGAATGTAATCAGAAACTCACATCTAAGAAAGGGTCACTGATAGAACGCAAGAGGAACTCTGGCCGGGTTAGGAGGAAAGGCGATGAGCCACAGGCCTCAGGGTACCACAGTGAAG gaGAAACACTGAAAGAGAAGCAGGCTCCTAGGAATGCCTCTAAACCATCTAGCAGCACCAATAGACTAAGGGATTTTAAAGAGACAGTCAGCAATATGATTCACAACAGACCATCACTAGCTTCTCAGACCAACCTAGGATCTCCCTgcgtggggaagggaggagaccAGACTGACAAAAAGCCTCCTAGAAATCTGCCTTTACATTCTCGTGACTGGGAAGTAGAGAGTACCAGCAGTGAGTCAAAATCCAGTTCTTCTAGCAAGTATCGTCCAACGTGGAGACCCAAACGGGAGTCTCTGAATATTGACAGTATCTTTAGTAAGGACAAAAGGAAGCACTGTGGCTATACCCAGCTTAGCCCCTTTTCTGAGGATTCAG CTAAAGAATTTATGCCAGATGAACTAAGCAAGCCACCTGCTTACGACATTAAAACTGGTGGACCAAGCCCCCAGTACAAGCCCTGGGGCCCAGCACGGCCAGGCTCTCACCTTTTAGAACAGCACCCTCGCCTAATACAGCGAATGGAATCTGGCTATGAGAGCAGTGAGAGGAACAGCAGCAGCCCCATCAGCCTGGATGCAGCCCTGCCTGAAAGCTCCAGTGTCTGCAG GGATCCAAGTGCTAAGAGATCAGCTGGGTTGGCACCTTCCTGGCGTCACATCCCAAAGTCTCACAGCAGTAGCATACTGGAGGCAGACTCCACAGCATCCAGGAGTAGCTGGGCAAAAAATCAGCACCTCTCGG GTGGGGAGCTCTCTTCCAAAAGCGAGCTGGATGAATTGCAGGAGGAAGTGGCCAGGAGGGCCCAGGAACAGGAACTTCGCAGGAAACGGGAAAAGGAATTAGAGGCAGCTAAAGGATTTAACCCTCATCCCAGTCGCTTCATGGACTTGGATGAACTGCAGAATCAGG tactGGCCCTTTCAGGGAGGAGTGACGGCTTTGAGAGGTCCTTGCGAGAGGCAGATTCAGTGTTTGAAGAGTCGCTGCATCTGGAACAGAAGGGAGACTGTGCTGCAGCTTTGGCTCTCTGTAACGAAGCTATCT cTAAACTAAGACTTGCCCTGCATGGTGCCAGCTCTAGCACGCACAGCAGAGCCCTAGTCGATAAGAAGTTGCAAATCAGTATTCGAAAAGCACGGAGCCTGCAGGATCGCATGCAGCAGCAGCAATCATCATCGCCGCAGCCGTCGCAGCTCTCAGCCTGCCCCCCTTCACAGGGGGCGGCCCTCCCTCAGCCAACAAG tGAACAGCCTATCCCGCTCCAAGTATTGTTAAGCCGGGAGGCTCAACTAGAACCCTGCACGAATACAGAGTTTGGGGCTAGTTCTTTCATCCACTCACCTGCTTCCTGCCATGAGTCACACTCATCACTCTTCCCAGAGTCATCTGCCCTGTCTGCCCCACAGCACAATTCCCCCAGTAGGTCTGCCTCGAACCTTCTGACTTCAGTTGAGGATAGCATTGACCCCTCTACGCTCCACAGGGAGGCCTTACCTAAAACACCAGGGAGGACTGAGAAGAATGCTCATTATGGTTGGGAACCATTGGATGTACCAGAGAGTAAGCTGCAAGGCTACAAGGGTGACAACAGCAGCTGTACCAGGTTCCTCCCACAAGAAGGAAGAGGTATTGATCAAGAACAGCCATTCCAAGAAAAGAGGGACCCTGTTGTCTCATCCCAGGTGATGCCTTGGTCACACTCAACTGGAACAGACACCTCTGAGAGAGGAGATGCACACAGACTAGGCTGTAGTCCTTCAAGTTCATCAGCTCAGTCCAGCCTTCCCCTGTACAGGGCCTGCCACACTGTAATGCCTGCTGCTTCCTCACCTATGCTTCACTCTCCTGATACTGTGCAGAAGACTAACGAATGCCTCCAAGCCAAAAGCCTCAAAACTTTGTTGACTTCAAAAGTGGATGCTGGCAGCGAGGATCCCTATAGGCCAGAGTTTCCAAGCACAAAGGGGCTTGTCCGTTCTCTAGCAGAGCAATTCCAGAGGATGCAAGGTGCCTCCACAAGGGATGGCACAGGTTCCCAGGATAGAAGTTTGCCAACCAGTCTAAGAAAGAACTCTTCCCCTTCTGACTCTAAGCTTCCTTTCCCACAGGGTCGAGGGAAAGGCCATTGGCCTTGGGCAAAACAACAGCCTTCTTTGGATGGGAGGGACAGACTACCTTCCTGGGAAGAACCTGCTGATTATCCTTGTCTTGCCATGAACTCTGGGCTGCTTAATAGTGAAACTTCTAGGGGAAGACAGCCCAGGTTGGCAGATCCAAGCATGTATCAAGGAAAGCCATCTCAAGTTAGAGACGCTAGGCCTAAGGAACTGGGCAGCAGTGTCGACTTGGGGACTTCCTTGCCTTTGGACTCCTGGGTGAATGTCACAAGGCTCTGTGATTCTCAGCTTAAACATGGGGTCCCTGGGCCAGGAATGAAGTCCCCCCCCCACGATTCCCATACCTGTGTAGCCTATCCAGAAAGAAACCACATCCTTTTGCATCCACATTGGAACCAAGACACAGAGCAGGAGACCTCAGAATTGGAGTCTCTCTACCAAGCCAGTCTTCAGGCTTCTCAAGCTGGCTGTTCTGGATGGGGGCAGCAAGATGTGGCCTGGCATTCATTTAACCAAACGG GATTCATCAAATGCGAGGAAAAAGCCTTTGGAAACCGGGCACCGTTGTTCcagctcctcttccctccctgtcaTCCATGA
- the USP54 gene encoding inactive ubiquitin carboxyl-terminal hydrolase 54 isoform X13, translating into MSWKRNYFSGGRGSVQGMFTPRSSTSIAPSKGLSNEPGQNSCFLNSALQVLWHLDIFRRSFRQLTTHKCMGDSCIFCALKGIFNQFQCSSEKVLPSDTLRSALAKTFQDEQRFQLGIMDDAAECFENLLMRIHFHIADETKEDICTAQHCISHQKFAMTLFEQCVCTSCGATSDPLPFIQMVHYISTTSLCNQAICMLERREKPSPSMFGELLQNASTMGDLRNCPSNCGERIRIRRVLMNAPQIITIGLVWDSDHSDLAEDVIHSLGTCLKLGDLFFRVTDDRAKQSELYLVGMICYYGKHYSTFFFQTKIRKWMYFDDAHVKEIGPKWKDVVTKCIKGHYQPLLLLYADPQGTPVSTQDLPPQVEFQSYSKTCYDSEDSGREPSISSDTRTDSSTESYPYKHSHHESVVSHFSSESQGTVIYNVENDSTSQSSRDTGHLTDSECNQKLTSKKGSLIERKRNSGRVRRKGDEPQASGYHSEGETLKEKQAPRNASKPSSSTNRLRDFKETVSNMIHNRPSLASQTNLGSPCVGKGGDQTDKKPPRNLPLHSRDWEVESTSSESKSSSSSKYRPTWRPKRESLNIDSIFSKDKRKHCGYTQLSPFSEDSAKEFMPDELSKPPAYDIKTGGPSPQYKPWGPARPGSHLLEQHPRLIQRMESGYESSERNSSSPISLDAALPESSSVCRDPSAKRSAGLAPSWRHIPKSHSSSILEADSTASRSSWAKNQHLSGGELSSKSELDELQEEVARRAQEQELRRKREKELEAAKGFNPHPSRFMDLDELQNQVLALSGRSDGFERSLREADSVFEESLHLEQKGDCAAALALCNEAISKLRLALHGASSSTHSRALVDKKLQISIRKARSLQDRMQQQQSSSPQPSQLSACPPSQGAALPQPTSEQPIPLQVLLSREAQLEPCTNTEFGASSFIHSPASCHESHSSLFPESSALSAPQHNSPSRSASNLLTSVEDSIDPSTLHREALPKTPGRTEKNAHYGWEPLDVPESKLQGYKGDNSSCTRFLPQEGRGIDQEQPFQEKRDPVVSSQVMPWSHSTGTDTSERGDAHRLGCSPSSSSAQSSLPLYRACHTVMPAASSPMLHSPDTVQKTNECLQAKSLKTLLTSKVDAGSEDPYRPEFPSTKGLVRSLAEQFQRMQGASTRDGTGSQDRSLPTSLRKNSSPSDSKLPFPQGRGKGHWPWAKQQPSLDGRDRLPSWEEPADYPCLAMNSGLLNSETSRGRQPRLADPSMYQGKPSQVRDARPKELGSSVDLGTSLPLDSWVNVTRLCDSQLKHGVPGPGMKSPPHDSHTCVAYPERNHILLHPHWNQDTEQETSELESLYQASLQASQAGCSGWGQQDVAWHSFNQTDIFLFISDPLA; encoded by the exons CTGCAGAGTGCTTT GAAAATCTCTTGATGAGAATTCACTTCCACATTGCTGATgaaaccaaagaagatatatgtacTGCCCAACACTGCATCTCCCACCAGAAATTTGCAATGACGTTGTTCGAACAG TGTGTATGTACCAGCTGTGGTGCCACTTCTGATCCGCTGCCTTTCATCCAGATGGTACATTACATCTCCACCACTTCCCTTTG CAATCAGGCTATTTGTATGCTGGAAAGACGTGAAAAACCCTCACCAAGCATGTTTGGTGAGCTGCTGCAAAATGCCAGCACCATGGGGGATCTGCGGAACTGTCCG AGTAACTGTGGAGAAAGGATTCGGATTCGCCGTGTGTTGATGAATGCTCCACAGATTATTACAATTGGGCTGGTATGGGACTCGGACCACTCAGACTTGGCAGAGGATGTCATTCACAGCCTGGGTACCTGCCTGAAGCTGGGTGAT CTGTTTTTCAGAGTGACGGATGATCGGGCCAAGCAGTCTGAACTGTACTTAGTAGGAATGATCTGTTACTATGGCAAACATTATTCTACATTCTTTTTCCAAACAAAGATCCGCAAATGGATGTATTTTGATGATGCTCATGTCAAGGAG ATTGGGCCGAAATGGAAGGATGTGGTGACCAAATGCATCAAGGGGCATTATCAGCCTTTGCTACTGCTTTATGCAGACCCGCAGGGTACCCCAGTGTCTACTCAGGACCTGCCTCCCCAAGTTGAGTTCCAGTCATACAGCAAGACCTGCTACGATAGTGAAGATTCAG ggAGGGAGCCCTCCATCTCAAGTGATACTCGAACAGATTCTTCAACGGAGAGCTATCCCTACAAACACTCCCACCATGAGTCTGTGGTCAGTCACTTCTCTTCTGAATCTCAGGGGACAGTCATCTATAATGTGGAGAATGATTCCACGTCTCAGAGCAGTCGGGACACAG GACACCTGACTGATAGTGAATGTAATCAGAAACTCACATCTAAGAAAGGGTCACTGATAGAACGCAAGAGGAACTCTGGCCGGGTTAGGAGGAAAGGCGATGAGCCACAGGCCTCAGGGTACCACAGTGAAG gaGAAACACTGAAAGAGAAGCAGGCTCCTAGGAATGCCTCTAAACCATCTAGCAGCACCAATAGACTAAGGGATTTTAAAGAGACAGTCAGCAATATGATTCACAACAGACCATCACTAGCTTCTCAGACCAACCTAGGATCTCCCTgcgtggggaagggaggagaccAGACTGACAAAAAGCCTCCTAGAAATCTGCCTTTACATTCTCGTGACTGGGAAGTAGAGAGTACCAGCAGTGAGTCAAAATCCAGTTCTTCTAGCAAGTATCGTCCAACGTGGAGACCCAAACGGGAGTCTCTGAATATTGACAGTATCTTTAGTAAGGACAAAAGGAAGCACTGTGGCTATACCCAGCTTAGCCCCTTTTCTGAGGATTCAG CTAAAGAATTTATGCCAGATGAACTAAGCAAGCCACCTGCTTACGACATTAAAACTGGTGGACCAAGCCCCCAGTACAAGCCCTGGGGCCCAGCACGGCCAGGCTCTCACCTTTTAGAACAGCACCCTCGCCTAATACAGCGAATGGAATCTGGCTATGAGAGCAGTGAGAGGAACAGCAGCAGCCCCATCAGCCTGGATGCAGCCCTGCCTGAAAGCTCCAGTGTCTGCAG GGATCCAAGTGCTAAGAGATCAGCTGGGTTGGCACCTTCCTGGCGTCACATCCCAAAGTCTCACAGCAGTAGCATACTGGAGGCAGACTCCACAGCATCCAGGAGTAGCTGGGCAAAAAATCAGCACCTCTCGG GTGGGGAGCTCTCTTCCAAAAGCGAGCTGGATGAATTGCAGGAGGAAGTGGCCAGGAGGGCCCAGGAACAGGAACTTCGCAGGAAACGGGAAAAGGAATTAGAGGCAGCTAAAGGATTTAACCCTCATCCCAGTCGCTTCATGGACTTGGATGAACTGCAGAATCAGG tactGGCCCTTTCAGGGAGGAGTGACGGCTTTGAGAGGTCCTTGCGAGAGGCAGATTCAGTGTTTGAAGAGTCGCTGCATCTGGAACAGAAGGGAGACTGTGCTGCAGCTTTGGCTCTCTGTAACGAAGCTATCT cTAAACTAAGACTTGCCCTGCATGGTGCCAGCTCTAGCACGCACAGCAGAGCCCTAGTCGATAAGAAGTTGCAAATCAGTATTCGAAAAGCACGGAGCCTGCAGGATCGCATGCAGCAGCAGCAATCATCATCGCCGCAGCCGTCGCAGCTCTCAGCCTGCCCCCCTTCACAGGGGGCGGCCCTCCCTCAGCCAACAAG tGAACAGCCTATCCCGCTCCAAGTATTGTTAAGCCGGGAGGCTCAACTAGAACCCTGCACGAATACAGAGTTTGGGGCTAGTTCTTTCATCCACTCACCTGCTTCCTGCCATGAGTCACACTCATCACTCTTCCCAGAGTCATCTGCCCTGTCTGCCCCACAGCACAATTCCCCCAGTAGGTCTGCCTCGAACCTTCTGACTTCAGTTGAGGATAGCATTGACCCCTCTACGCTCCACAGGGAGGCCTTACCTAAAACACCAGGGAGGACTGAGAAGAATGCTCATTATGGTTGGGAACCATTGGATGTACCAGAGAGTAAGCTGCAAGGCTACAAGGGTGACAACAGCAGCTGTACCAGGTTCCTCCCACAAGAAGGAAGAGGTATTGATCAAGAACAGCCATTCCAAGAAAAGAGGGACCCTGTTGTCTCATCCCAGGTGATGCCTTGGTCACACTCAACTGGAACAGACACCTCTGAGAGAGGAGATGCACACAGACTAGGCTGTAGTCCTTCAAGTTCATCAGCTCAGTCCAGCCTTCCCCTGTACAGGGCCTGCCACACTGTAATGCCTGCTGCTTCCTCACCTATGCTTCACTCTCCTGATACTGTGCAGAAGACTAACGAATGCCTCCAAGCCAAAAGCCTCAAAACTTTGTTGACTTCAAAAGTGGATGCTGGCAGCGAGGATCCCTATAGGCCAGAGTTTCCAAGCACAAAGGGGCTTGTCCGTTCTCTAGCAGAGCAATTCCAGAGGATGCAAGGTGCCTCCACAAGGGATGGCACAGGTTCCCAGGATAGAAGTTTGCCAACCAGTCTAAGAAAGAACTCTTCCCCTTCTGACTCTAAGCTTCCTTTCCCACAGGGTCGAGGGAAAGGCCATTGGCCTTGGGCAAAACAACAGCCTTCTTTGGATGGGAGGGACAGACTACCTTCCTGGGAAGAACCTGCTGATTATCCTTGTCTTGCCATGAACTCTGGGCTGCTTAATAGTGAAACTTCTAGGGGAAGACAGCCCAGGTTGGCAGATCCAAGCATGTATCAAGGAAAGCCATCTCAAGTTAGAGACGCTAGGCCTAAGGAACTGGGCAGCAGTGTCGACTTGGGGACTTCCTTGCCTTTGGACTCCTGGGTGAATGTCACAAGGCTCTGTGATTCTCAGCTTAAACATGGGGTCCCTGGGCCAGGAATGAAGTCCCCCCCCCACGATTCCCATACCTGTGTAGCCTATCCAGAAAGAAACCACATCCTTTTGCATCCACATTGGAACCAAGACACAGAGCAGGAGACCTCAGAATTGGAGTCTCTCTACCAAGCCAGTCTTCAGGCTTCTCAAGCTGGCTGTTCTGGATGGGGGCAGCAAGATGTGGCCTGGCATTCATTTAACCAAACGG ACATTTTCCTGTTTATCTCTGATCCCCTTGCATGA